A genomic window from Emys orbicularis isolate rEmyOrb1 chromosome 8, rEmyOrb1.hap1, whole genome shotgun sequence includes:
- the LOC135882866 gene encoding flavin-containing monooxygenase 1-like has translation MVKRVAIIGAGVSGLTSIKCCLDEGLEPTCFERSDDIGGLWRFTEHVEDGRPSLYKSVVSNTCKEMSAFTDFPYPEDFPVFLSNSQVLEYLRMYAKHFGLLKHIQFKTTVISVRKCPDFSATGQWALVTESNGKQESSVFDAVMVCIGYLSDPSLPLESFPGIETFQGEYFHSRYYKHPDVFEGKKVLVIGMGNSGVDIAIEASRVAKKVMISTGRGAWVISRVFDNGYPWDMVFLTRFMNVIRNSLPGPIATWLVAHRTSQWFDHANYGLIPKDRDVIREPVLNDDLPGCIITGKITIKPSLKEIKENSVVFQNSPTEEPVDVIVFATGYKFSFPFLEESVVKVEKKQASLYKYIFPPHLEKPTLAVVGLIKPFGAVMPVVEIQARWVTRIFNGLCQLLPVSTMVEEINETKKNKIRWFGLSYDEILKTDCLVYIDELASLIGTKPSVLALLFKDPILAMKVFFGPCTAYQYRLTGPGKWDGARNAILTQWERTVKPTRTRVVEEPPNFCFNLLKLIGLFALFAAIFLGFK, from the exons GAACATGTTGAAGATGGGAGGCCCAGCCTTTACAAATCTGTGGTCAGTAACACCTGCAAGGAGATGTCGGCCTTCACAGACTTCCCGTATCCTGAGGATTTTCCAGTCTTTCTGTCCAACTCCCAAGTCCTGGAGTATCTCAGGATGTATGCCAAGCATTTTGGCCTTCTGAAGCACATCCAGTTCAAG ACCACAGTCATCAGTGTAAGGAAATGCCCAGATTTCTCTGCCACTGGCCAGTGGGCTCTTGTCACGGAGTCTAATGGGAAGCAGGAGTCATCTGTCTTTGATGCTGTTATGGTTTGCATTGGCTATCTCTCTGATCCATCCCTGCCGCTGGAGTCTTTTCCTG GGATAGAGACATTTCAAGGCGAGTACTTTCACAGCCGCTATTACAAGCATCCAGATGTGTTTGAGGGGAAGAAAGTCCTTGTGATTGGCATGGGGAATTCTGGAGTGGATATCGCCATTGAGGCCAGTCGTGTAGCTAAAAAG GTGATGATCAGCACTGGCCGAGGCGCGTGGGTGATCAGTCGGGTGTTTGACAATGGTTACCCATGGGACATGGTCTTCCTAACTCGTTTCATGAATGTGATCCggaattccctccctgggcccATTGCAACGTGGCTGGTTGCGCACAGGACGAGTCAGTGGTTTGACCATGCAAACTACGGCCTGATACCTAAGGACAG AGATGTGATACGGGAGCCTGTGCTGAATGATGACCTTCCAGGCTGTATCATCACTGGGAAAATCACCATAAAACCGAGTCTGAAGGAGATCAAGGAAAACTCAGTCGTGTTTCAAAATAGCCCCACGGAGGAGCCTGTTGACGTCATTGTCTTTGCCACAGGATACAagttctccttccctttccttgAGGAATCTGTTGTCAAAGTCGAAAAGAAGCAGGCATCCCTGTACAAATATATCTTCCCCCCTCATCTGGAGAAGCCAACCCTGGCCGTCGTTGGCCTCATCAAGCCATTTGGTGCAGTCATGCCAGTTGTAGAAATTCAAGCTCGCTGGGTCACACGAATCTTTAACG GCTTGTGTCAGCTGCTTCCAGTGAGCACCATGGTGGAAGAGATCAACGAGACGAAGAAAAACAAAATTCGCTG GTTCGGTTTGTCCTATGATGAGATCCTGAAAACTGATTGCCTCGTGTATATTGACGAACTTGCCTCCTTGATCGGCACAAAACCCAGTGTGCTGGCTCTGCTCTTCAAAGATCCAATCCTGGCCATGAAAGTTTTCTTTGGTCCATGCACAGCATACCAGTACCGCCTGACTGGGCCGGGGAAGTGGGATGGAGCCAGAAATGCCATTCTGACCCAGTGGGAGCGGACAGTGAAGCCCACGAGAACACGAGTTGTAGAGGAGCCTCCAAACTTCTGTTTCAATTTGCTTAAACTAATCGGCCTCTTTGCTCTCTTCGCTGCAATTTTTCTTGGTTTCAAGTAG